Proteins from a single region of Bdellovibrio bacteriovorus HD100:
- a CDS encoding 3'-5' exoribonuclease YhaM family protein, with protein sequence MEKQTVQSLQDKSNVDSLFLVKEKTVSVGKNGRPFMGLQLGDATGTIDARLWDRVDELAREFEIGDILRVKGLVQIFQHRKQLIVHRLERVEASTVDMADFIPATARNAEDMMAELTQLVRSMKNDYLRQLVTDTLEDPEIRPMVLRAPAAKSIHHAWMGGLLEHILSICKIMDFMGTHYPFLNRDLLLFGAIFHDIGKVWELSYDNGISYTDRGRLIGHMQIACELIDKKSSRILGFSEELRDICKHIILSHHGKLEYGSPKRPKFLEAMVVAMVDDFDSKVATVKTLMDNERGSGEKWSRYSELFDRYFLLDDMNEKY encoded by the coding sequence ATGGAAAAACAAACTGTCCAGAGTCTTCAGGATAAAAGCAATGTCGACTCTCTTTTCCTGGTAAAGGAAAAGACTGTTTCCGTCGGTAAAAACGGCCGTCCTTTTATGGGTCTGCAGTTGGGTGATGCTACGGGCACTATCGACGCGCGCCTGTGGGACCGCGTGGATGAACTGGCCCGTGAATTTGAAATCGGCGACATTCTAAGAGTGAAAGGTCTGGTTCAGATCTTTCAACATCGCAAGCAGCTGATCGTGCATCGCCTGGAAAGGGTTGAGGCTTCGACAGTGGATATGGCGGATTTCATTCCGGCCACCGCCCGCAATGCTGAAGACATGATGGCCGAACTGACTCAACTTGTGCGCTCGATGAAAAACGATTATCTGCGCCAGTTGGTGACGGACACCTTGGAAGATCCCGAGATCCGCCCGATGGTGCTTCGTGCGCCGGCCGCTAAAAGCATTCACCACGCGTGGATGGGTGGATTGCTGGAGCATATTCTTTCCATCTGTAAAATCATGGATTTCATGGGCACGCACTATCCGTTCCTGAATCGTGATTTACTTTTGTTCGGTGCGATCTTCCATGACATCGGCAAGGTGTGGGAGCTGTCGTATGACAATGGAATTTCCTACACGGATCGTGGTCGTCTGATCGGGCACATGCAGATCGCGTGTGAGCTGATAGACAAGAAGTCCTCACGTATCCTGGGTTTTTCTGAAGAACTGCGTGACATCTGCAAGCACATTATCTTAAGTCATCATGGCAAACTGGAATACGGATCGCCCAAGCGTCCGAAATTCCTGGAGGCGATGGTGGTGGCCATGGTGGATGATTTCGACAGCAAGGTCGCTACCGTGAAGACCCTGATGGACAACGAGCGCGGTTCCGGTGAAAAGTGGTCCCGTTATAGCGAACTGTTTGATCGCTATTTCCTGCTCGATGATATGAATGAGAAATACTAG
- a CDS encoding tetratricopeptide repeat protein, whose product MSGDNVMSSTEKNWLVKSSTRILGPFTLAEVTEQLRSKQVSIIDEVRQPEGRWSYIRENKLFMDIVKNIREEQDSHSEQTMTQSIAHHTMTRTDVLPVTDDLTPTPVPHLDLTPPPIRDIKDVTPVVQTPANRTAVAATAAKSYGATGDTRLQGKIREKSNLMRWGILAAAVAVAGVVFVTLSQKDKNKSLGYEELMSQALRYKSLGLYERSLESYQRASKLKEPDAEAQVQMATVLISEDRQSLMGRRILERALVQENRSRSEIVDAYLGIAVSYMMDGDLKQAEDTLQKAIGHEPFNISALLNLAIIQLKKGNYGEAMRDFDAIYRKNPGSVLALFGKAMASVEYAKTVNDPNFLNQLVGDIKANIQKTGYLRQELLLFLVYAQSLMGDVDGVNRAVVQFLAEMPGQARNYIHPLQVEWRFTQWDYLEKYCAEAFKKQSPHAELKALRSVCLMEVNRDSDASKVLQEALAEAPKDPYVLVTQASYLSKVGRLPEALGILKMPELSQISVKNLLMGDICIITQDVNCAQTAYTHIYSSDKRSAPTLYGLAWVMVKSNNRPMAYDYVRAGLQAEPNYLPLLELRDQLESE is encoded by the coding sequence ATGAGCGGTGACAACGTGATGAGCAGCACAGAAAAGAACTGGTTGGTTAAATCCTCCACAAGGATTCTGGGCCCATTCACTCTGGCAGAAGTCACCGAACAATTGCGTTCTAAACAGGTTTCCATCATCGATGAAGTTCGTCAGCCGGAAGGCCGCTGGAGCTACATCCGTGAAAACAAGCTGTTCATGGATATCGTCAAAAACATCCGTGAAGAGCAGGACTCCCACTCTGAACAGACCATGACCCAGTCCATTGCTCATCACACGATGACAAGGACTGATGTTTTGCCAGTGACCGATGACCTGACACCGACGCCGGTGCCGCATCTGGATCTGACTCCGCCACCGATTCGCGACATCAAAGATGTGACTCCGGTGGTGCAGACTCCGGCCAACCGCACGGCGGTGGCTGCGACAGCCGCAAAAAGTTATGGCGCCACGGGCGACACCCGATTGCAGGGTAAAATCCGCGAAAAATCCAATCTTATGCGCTGGGGAATCCTGGCGGCGGCGGTGGCCGTGGCTGGTGTGGTCTTCGTCACGCTTTCCCAGAAAGATAAAAACAAATCCCTGGGCTATGAAGAACTGATGAGCCAGGCTTTGCGTTACAAGTCCCTGGGCTTGTACGAAAGATCCCTGGAATCCTATCAGCGTGCTTCCAAATTGAAAGAACCTGATGCCGAAGCACAGGTGCAGATGGCCACTGTGCTGATTTCCGAGGACCGTCAAAGTCTGATGGGCCGTCGCATTCTGGAAAGAGCCCTGGTTCAGGAAAACCGCAGCCGCAGCGAAATCGTCGATGCCTATCTGGGGATCGCCGTGTCCTATATGATGGACGGGGATCTGAAGCAGGCTGAAGACACTTTGCAAAAAGCCATCGGGCATGAGCCGTTTAATATATCTGCTCTTTTGAATCTGGCGATCATCCAGCTTAAAAAAGGTAACTATGGCGAAGCGATGCGTGACTTCGATGCCATCTATCGCAAAAATCCGGGTTCAGTACTGGCGCTGTTTGGTAAAGCCATGGCGTCGGTGGAGTACGCTAAAACCGTCAATGATCCCAACTTCCTGAATCAACTGGTGGGTGATATCAAGGCCAATATCCAAAAGACCGGATATCTTCGTCAGGAGCTTTTGTTGTTCCTGGTGTATGCACAAAGTCTGATGGGTGATGTGGACGGTGTGAACCGTGCCGTTGTGCAGTTCCTGGCAGAGATGCCGGGTCAGGCCCGCAACTACATCCATCCGTTGCAGGTGGAATGGCGTTTCACGCAGTGGGATTATCTGGAAAAGTACTGCGCGGAAGCCTTTAAAAAGCAATCCCCGCACGCCGAACTCAAAGCCCTGCGCTCGGTCTGTTTGATGGAAGTCAATCGTGACTCAGATGCCTCCAAAGTTCTGCAAGAGGCTTTGGCCGAAGCTCCGAAAGATCCGTATGTTCTGGTGACTCAGGCCAGTTATCTTTCCAAAGTGGGCCGTCTGCCGGAAGCTTTGGGAATCCTGAAAATGCCGGAGCTGTCCCAGATTTCTGTGAAAAATCTATTGATGGGTGACATCTGCATTATCACGCAGGATGTGAATTGCGCCCAGACCGCGTATACTCACATCTATAGCTCTGACAAACGAAGTGCTCCGACATTGTACGGTTTGGCTTGGGTCATGGTGAAGAGCAACAACCGTCCTATGGCTTACGATTATGTGCGCGCTGGTTTGCAGGCCGAGCCAAACTATCTGCCACTTCTGGAGTTGAGGGATCAACTGGAGTCTGAGTGA
- a CDS encoding MlaD family protein, whose amino-acid sequence MNWLRAAEFKVGLMVIVVGSLIAVMSMQVSDDPSYLGRSKKAWFLLPNAGGLVKNSAVRSAGIPVGVIKDIRLQDGMARIDITIKSEVPLTTSASVEIKAQGILGDKHIEVYPGSPTDPPLEDNAQILSIKDGAGMENLMAQVSDVASSLKEVAKNLKEATSEDGTRAHVLGRIVKNIETLTGDLAQMTTENKDKIGDIVDDIHGITANLQEVMNDKSDSGLKETWKKLSNTVKNLDDITTRINKGEGALGKLISDEQTSENLTSAIDGLGGMLDSANRIQTAFEFRGEYLNEVGATKSYIGVQIQPGLDRYYYIGVVDDPAGVVETTKTEVTGPGAGDVGPGSYTEKKTYSNKIKFTVLFAKNFWDLTLKGGLIENNGGFGIDYYFFRRKLKFTAEAFQFSETNVRSSLTYNLYRGIFITGGINDAFDQQGARSSYLGAGLFLTNDDLKLLLTKAPF is encoded by the coding sequence ATGAATTGGCTTCGCGCTGCAGAATTTAAAGTCGGATTAATGGTGATTGTGGTGGGTTCACTCATCGCGGTCATGTCTATGCAGGTCAGCGACGATCCATCTTATCTTGGTCGTTCCAAAAAAGCCTGGTTCCTTCTTCCCAACGCCGGTGGTCTGGTTAAAAACTCCGCCGTTCGTTCTGCCGGTATCCCGGTGGGTGTCATCAAGGACATCCGTCTGCAGGACGGCATGGCCCGCATTGATATTACTATTAAATCTGAAGTGCCGCTGACGACTTCCGCTTCTGTGGAAATCAAGGCCCAGGGTATTTTGGGTGACAAGCACATCGAAGTTTACCCGGGTTCACCGACCGATCCTCCGTTGGAAGATAATGCTCAGATCCTGTCTATTAAAGACGGGGCGGGCATGGAAAACCTGATGGCTCAGGTTTCTGATGTGGCAAGCTCCCTGAAAGAAGTGGCGAAGAATCTGAAAGAAGCGACTTCTGAAGATGGCACCCGTGCCCACGTTCTGGGTCGTATCGTTAAAAATATCGAGACACTGACCGGTGATCTGGCGCAGATGACGACCGAGAACAAGGATAAGATCGGCGATATCGTGGATGACATTCACGGCATCACCGCGAATCTTCAGGAAGTCATGAACGACAAAAGCGATTCCGGCCTGAAAGAGACCTGGAAGAAGCTTTCCAACACGGTCAAAAACCTGGATGACATCACCACCCGTATCAACAAGGGTGAGGGCGCATTGGGTAAACTTATCAGCGACGAACAGACTTCTGAAAACCTGACTTCAGCGATCGATGGTCTGGGTGGAATGCTTGATTCTGCGAACCGTATCCAAACTGCGTTTGAGTTCCGCGGGGAATACCTGAACGAAGTTGGCGCCACCAAGTCTTATATTGGTGTGCAGATCCAGCCGGGTCTGGACCGCTACTATTATATCGGTGTGGTGGATGACCCTGCCGGTGTGGTTGAAACGACCAAAACCGAAGTCACTGGCCCGGGCGCGGGTGATGTGGGACCAGGTTCCTATACTGAAAAGAAAACTTACAGCAACAAGATCAAGTTCACTGTTTTGTTTGCAAAGAACTTCTGGGATCTGACTCTTAAAGGGGGTCTGATCGAAAACAACGGTGGTTTCGGTATCGATTACTACTTCTTCCGTCGTAAGTTGAAGTTCACAGCTGAAGCCTTCCAGTTCAGCGAAACCAACGTGCGCAGCAGTCTGACGTATAACTTGTATCGCGGTATCTTTATTACTGGTGGTATCAACGATGCCTTCGATCAACAGGGTGCACGTTCCAGCTATCTGGGTGCGGGTTTGTTCCTGACGAACGACGATCTTAAACTTCTTCTAACCAAGGCACCTTTTTAA
- a CDS encoding ABC transporter ATP-binding protein gives MANESAISLRDVKKSFDGGHEFVLKGINLEIPKGSLTAIIGFSGTGKSVMLKHLLGLFKPTSGTIEVLGTDLSTLNPDQLTKFRCNFGVLFQSAALFDDMTVLENVCFPLFEHRRELKPAQVLRIAEEKLHQVGLESKHYHKLPSQISGGMQKRTGLARALALDPEILIYDEPTTGLDPILTEMVDNLILSTHKLKQGVTSIMVSHDLSAAFRIADHIAMLDSGRVLLFGTPEDFFNTDIELVKKFVNKGMKHQ, from the coding sequence ATGGCGAATGAATCAGCAATTTCACTGCGTGATGTGAAAAAGTCCTTTGATGGCGGGCATGAGTTCGTTTTGAAAGGCATCAACCTGGAGATTCCCAAAGGCAGTCTGACAGCGATCATCGGCTTTTCCGGAACCGGAAAAAGCGTGATGCTGAAGCACTTGTTGGGCTTGTTCAAACCCACCTCCGGGACCATTGAGGTGTTGGGCACGGATCTTTCAACTCTGAACCCGGATCAATTGACGAAATTCCGCTGCAACTTCGGGGTGCTGTTTCAGTCCGCTGCATTGTTTGATGATATGACGGTTCTGGAAAATGTCTGCTTCCCGTTGTTTGAACACCGACGTGAATTGAAGCCGGCCCAAGTCCTTCGTATAGCCGAAGAGAAGCTGCATCAGGTAGGTTTGGAGTCCAAACATTACCACAAGCTTCCCAGCCAGATCAGCGGGGGGATGCAGAAAAGAACGGGCCTGGCGCGAGCTCTCGCCCTAGATCCAGAAATTCTGATCTATGACGAACCGACCACGGGTTTAGATCCCATTCTGACAGAAATGGTGGATAATTTGATCCTGAGTACCCATAAGTTAAAACAGGGTGTGACTTCTATCATGGTATCACATGATTTGTCCGCTGCGTTTAGGATTGCCGACCACATCGCGATGTTGGATAGTGGCCGGGTTTTGTTATTTGGTACTCCAGAGGACTTCTTCAACACGGACATCGAACTGGTGAAGAAGTTTGTGAATAAAGGAATGAAACATCAATGA